In Labrys wisconsinensis, a single genomic region encodes these proteins:
- a CDS encoding MocE family 2Fe-2S type ferredoxin: MADWVVACAAGDVDEEDVIRFDHGGRTFAVYRSPDDEYFATDGLCTHEKVHLADGLVMDDIIECPKHNGRFNYKTGAAKGAPVCVDLRTYPVKVEAGKVMIQVD, translated from the coding sequence ATGGCTGACTGGGTCGTGGCCTGCGCCGCGGGCGATGTCGACGAGGAGGATGTGATCCGCTTCGATCACGGCGGGCGCACCTTCGCGGTCTACCGCTCGCCGGACGACGAGTATTTCGCCACCGACGGCCTGTGCACCCACGAGAAGGTGCACCTCGCCGACGGGCTGGTCATGGACGACATCATCGAATGCCCCAAGCACAATGGCCGGTTCAACTACAAGACCGGGGCAGCCAAGGGCGCGCCGGTCTGCGTCGATCTTCGGACCTATCCGGTCAAGGTCGAGGCCGGCAAGGTCATGATCCAGGTGGACTGA